A single region of the Bacteroides luhongzhouii genome encodes:
- the rsmI gene encoding 16S rRNA (cytidine(1402)-2'-O)-methyltransferase, whose protein sequence is MGKLYVVPTPVGNLEDMTFRAIKVLKEVDLILAEDTRTSGILLKHFEIKNAMQSHHKFNEHKTVESVVNRIKAGETVALISDAGTPGISDPGFLVVRECVRNGIEVQCLPGATAFVPALVASGLPNEKFCFEGFLPQKKGRQTRLKTLAEEHRTMVFYESPHRLLKTLTQFAEYFGVERQATVSREISKLHEETVRGSLAELIEHFTVTEPRGEIVIVLAGIDD, encoded by the coding sequence ATGGGAAAGCTATATGTAGTGCCTACGCCGGTAGGGAATCTGGAGGACATGACTTTTCGTGCTATCAAAGTTCTGAAAGAGGTTGATCTGATTTTGGCGGAGGATACACGTACTTCCGGTATTTTGCTGAAACACTTTGAAATAAAGAATGCAATGCAATCCCACCACAAATTTAATGAACATAAAACGGTGGAAAGTGTTGTTAATAGAATAAAGGCTGGTGAAACGGTAGCACTTATTTCGGATGCCGGAACGCCTGGAATTTCCGATCCCGGATTTCTGGTTGTTCGTGAATGTGTGCGCAACGGTATCGAAGTGCAGTGCTTGCCGGGAGCAACAGCTTTTGTTCCGGCACTCGTTGCATCGGGATTGCCGAATGAGAAGTTCTGCTTCGAGGGATTTCTTCCCCAGAAGAAAGGACGGCAGACACGACTGAAGACATTGGCGGAAGAACACCGCACGATGGTGTTTTATGAATCACCCCACCGTCTGTTGAAGACGTTAACGCAGTTTGCCGAATATTTCGGTGTTGAACGTCAGGCAACCGTGTCGCGTGAAATATCCAAACTCCACGAAGAAACTGTTCGAGGCAGTTTGGCTGAATTGATAGAACACTTTACCGTTACCGAACCCCGGGGCGAGATTGTGATAGTATTAGCAGGAATAGATGATTAA
- a CDS encoding thymidine kinase, translated as MVLFSEDHIQETRRRGRIEVICGSMFSGKTEELIRRMKRAKFAKQRVEIFKPAIDTRYSEEDVVSHDSHSIASTPIDSSASILLFTSEIDVVGIDEAQFFDNGLIDVCNQLANNGIRVIIAGLDMDFKGNPFGPMPQLCAIADEVSKVHAICVKCGQLASFSHRTVKNEKQVLLGETAEYEPLCRECYLRARGEDEQKI; from the coding sequence ATGGTATTATTTTCAGAAGACCACATACAGGAGACCAGGAGAAGAGGCCGGATCGAAGTTATCTGCGGTTCCATGTTCTCCGGAAAAACAGAGGAATTAATTCGCAGAATGAAGAGAGCAAAATTCGCAAAACAACGTGTAGAAATATTCAAACCGGCTATTGATACCCGTTATTCAGAAGAAGACGTAGTCTCTCATGACAGCCATTCTATCGCTTCTACCCCCATCGATTCGTCAGCCAGTATTCTACTGTTTACTTCAGAGATAGACGTAGTAGGTATTGATGAAGCACAGTTTTTCGATAATGGTTTGATTGACGTATGCAACCAGCTCGCCAACAATGGTATCCGTGTCATTATCGCAGGCTTGGATATGGACTTTAAAGGAAATCCGTTCGGGCCTATGCCACAATTGTGCGCCATTGCCGATGAAGTCTCCAAAGTTCATGCAATCTGTGTAAAATGTGGCCAGCTGGCTTCTTTCTCACATCGTACAGTCAAGAATGAGAAACAGGTTCTTTTAGGTGAAACAGCCGAATACGAGCCTTTGTGTAGAGAATGTTATCTCCGTGCACGAGGGGAAGATGAGCAGAAAATATAA
- a CDS encoding AI-2E family transporter, with protein sequence MERKKITFDSFIRGSIGCVLVVGILMLVERLSGVLLPFFIAWLIAYMVYPLVKFFQYKLRLKSRIISIFCSLFLITVIGITLFYLLVPPMISEIGRMNDLLVTYLTNGAGNNVPKNLSEFIHENIDLQALNRILSEENILAAIKDTVPRVWTLLAESLNILFSILASFIILLYVIFILLDYEAIAEGWLHLLPNKYRTFASNLVHDVQDGMNRYFRGQALVAFCVGILFSIGFLIIDFPMAIALGLFIGALNMVPYLQIIGFLPTILLAILKAADTGQNFWIIIACASAVFAIVQIIQDTFLVPKIMGKITGLNPAIILLSLSIWGSLMGMLGMIIALPLTTLMLSYYQRFIINKEKIKYDEVETSDNQETSHNEKK encoded by the coding sequence ATGGAAAGGAAAAAGATAACATTCGACAGTTTTATACGCGGTTCCATCGGATGTGTGTTAGTCGTGGGAATATTAATGCTTGTGGAACGCCTTAGCGGAGTGTTATTACCTTTCTTTATTGCCTGGCTGATAGCTTATATGGTCTATCCGTTAGTCAAGTTCTTCCAGTATAAGCTACGATTGAAAAGCCGCATTATTTCCATCTTCTGTTCCTTATTCCTTATTACGGTTATCGGAATCACTTTATTCTATCTGTTAGTACCGCCGATGATTTCGGAAATAGGCAGAATGAACGACTTGCTGGTGACTTACCTCACCAATGGAGCCGGTAACAATGTACCTAAGAATCTTTCTGAATTTATCCACGAGAATATTGATCTTCAGGCACTGAACCGTATATTAAGTGAAGAGAATATCCTGGCGGCAATCAAAGACACTGTCCCCAGAGTGTGGACTTTGCTTGCAGAATCTCTCAACATTCTATTCAGCATCCTTGCCTCCTTTATTATATTATTATATGTAATCTTTATATTACTGGATTATGAAGCGATAGCTGAAGGATGGCTGCATCTACTACCCAATAAATACCGCACGTTTGCCTCCAACCTAGTTCACGACGTACAGGATGGTATGAACAGATATTTCCGTGGACAGGCTTTAGTTGCTTTCTGCGTAGGTATTCTCTTTAGCATTGGTTTCCTGATTATCGACTTCCCAATGGCTATTGCTCTGGGCCTTTTCATCGGAGCATTAAATATGGTTCCCTACTTGCAAATCATTGGTTTCCTTCCCACTATCTTATTGGCGATCCTCAAAGCCGCCGACACCGGACAGAACTTCTGGATTATCATTGCATGCGCATCAGCCGTCTTCGCAATCGTACAAATCATACAGGATACCTTTCTTGTCCCTAAAATCATGGGGAAGATTACCGGACTGAATCCTGCCATCATCCTTTTATCTCTTTCCATCTGGGGTTCATTAATGGGAATGCTCGGCATGATCATCGCCTTACCACTAACAACTTTAATGCTCTCCTACTACCAACGCTTTATTATCAACAAAGAAAAGATAAAATATGATGAAGTAGAAACCTCTGATAATCAAGAAACAAGCCATAACGAGAAAAAATAA
- a CDS encoding ISAon1 family transposase — MESTPESIRSIGAHYGVNGSNLSRQYKEIFSGYRQWKQLCHADGYVLYPQNIGPNLAIDESSLSCGELYTFVTNRDAHGGKGALVAAIRGTRAETVIAVLEKISSARRKTVREITLDLSSSMMLIARRSFPKAIVTNDRFHVHKLYYDAIDELRISLRWMARDIENEEIARCRREGIPYVPYRYANGDTRKQLLARAKYILTKHASKWTKSQQWRADIIFEFYPELKHAYDLAMDLTRIFNQKVDKDTARLNLARWYDKVEKMAGGQFRTVTETFRNHYDTILNYFVNRSTNAGAESFNAKVKAFRSQFRGVTDIPFFLFRLSKLCA; from the coding sequence ATTGAATCCACCCCTGAGAGCATACGCTCAATCGGTGCTCATTACGGTGTAAATGGCTCCAACCTATCGCGGCAGTATAAGGAGATTTTCAGTGGCTACAGGCAGTGGAAGCAGCTGTGTCACGCCGATGGGTACGTGCTATATCCGCAGAACATCGGTCCGAACCTGGCCATCGACGAGTCTTCGCTCAGCTGCGGCGAGCTCTATACCTTTGTCACCAACCGTGACGCTCACGGCGGGAAGGGCGCGCTTGTTGCGGCGATACGTGGTACCAGGGCTGAAACGGTCATTGCAGTTCTTGAGAAGATATCTTCTGCCAGACGAAAGACGGTAAGAGAGATAACGCTCGACCTTTCGTCATCCATGATGCTCATAGCCCGTCGGTCATTCCCCAAAGCCATCGTGACCAACGACCGTTTTCATGTCCATAAACTCTACTACGATGCCATAGACGAGCTGCGGATATCTCTGCGGTGGATGGCAAGGGATATTGAAAACGAAGAGATTGCACGCTGTCGCAGGGAGGGCATTCCGTATGTTCCTTACCGTTATGCCAACGGCGACACCCGGAAACAGCTCCTTGCACGTGCCAAATACATTCTGACAAAACATGCCTCCAAATGGACGAAGTCCCAGCAATGGAGAGCCGACATCATTTTTGAATTTTATCCCGAGCTGAAACACGCGTATGATCTTGCCATGGACCTCACCCGCATATTCAACCAAAAAGTTGATAAGGACACTGCCCGGCTGAATCTTGCCCGATGGTACGACAAAGTGGAGAAAATGGCCGGAGGCCAATTCCGCACTGTTACAGAAACATTCCGCAACCACTATGACACAATCCTGAATTACTTTGTCAACCGTTCCACCAATGCCGGCGCTGAATCTTTCAACGCAAAAGTCAAGGCATTCAGAAGTCAATTCCGAGGCGTTACTGATATCCCATTCTTTCTGTTCAGACTCTCCAAGCTATGCGCCTAA
- a CDS encoding ISAon1 family transposase N-terminal region protein, with protein MKQWQILKTIFPEIITANFEFVNYEETYERLDYWLDERGYMSREDYKKGTVREYGFTEERVIQDFPIRGKAVYLHVRRRKWRDMEDGSIFTYDYDLTEEGSRLTPEFVAFLKEED; from the coding sequence ATGAAACAATGGCAGATATTAAAAACAATCTTTCCGGAGATTATCACGGCCAACTTTGAGTTTGTCAACTACGAGGAAACGTACGAACGGCTGGATTACTGGCTTGACGAGCGTGGTTATATGTCTCGCGAAGATTACAAGAAGGGTACTGTCCGCGAATATGGCTTTACCGAAGAACGTGTGATACAGGATTTTCCGATTCGCGGGAAGGCGGTATACTTGCATGTGCGACGGCGTAAGTGGCGCGACATGGAAGACGGGAGTATCTTTACCTATGACTACGATCTGACGGAAGAAGGCAGCCGCCTGACCCCTGAGTTCGTTGCTTTTTTAAAAGAGGAGGATTGA
- a CDS encoding helix-turn-helix domain-containing protein has translation MELINKDTPQVKEFISSLDSMLNGIESIVKHYKPHLNGERFLSNNEVSKKLNVSLRTLQEWRDTGLIPFIQIKGKIIYRQSDIDKLLQKHYFESWKE, from the coding sequence ATGGAACTAATAAATAAAGATACCCCACAAGTCAAAGAATTTATTTCTTCGCTTGATTCAATGCTGAACGGCATTGAATCTATTGTCAAGCACTACAAGCCCCACCTAAACGGGGAACGCTTTCTTTCCAACAATGAAGTTTCCAAGAAACTGAATGTCAGTTTGCGAACCCTGCAAGAGTGGCGAGATACGGGACTAATCCCCTTTATTCAGATAAAAGGTAAAATCATCTACCGTCAAAGTGATATTGATAAGCTACTCCAAAAGCACTACTTTGAAAGCTGGAAAGAATAG
- a CDS encoding DUF3876 domain-containing protein, with the protein MKRTKKDYPSFNLFSIVGTWESVNLNPTVIIYRNDKEYLLSIIYVSETTKQASPATYEIQQDDSQYFISIASKRLYVDYDSVKDVLSISSLGDYLRN; encoded by the coding sequence ATGAAAAGAACTAAAAAAGATTATCCGTCCTTCAACCTATTTTCCATTGTCGGCACATGGGAAAGCGTTAATCTGAATCCTACGGTTATCATCTATCGGAATGATAAAGAGTACCTTCTTTCTATTATATATGTATCGGAAACTACCAAACAGGCTTCACCCGCTACTTATGAGATACAGCAAGATGATAGCCAGTACTTTATTTCCATTGCATCCAAACGACTCTATGTAGATTATGATTCGGTAAAAGATGTACTTAGTATTTCATCGCTTGGTGACTATCTGCGCAACTAG
- a CDS encoding helix-turn-helix domain-containing protein, which yields MEVVTIEKRTFSHVCERFTKFAKRIECLCSTHTQKDENWLDSQEVCLLLGFSKRTLQYYRSSGRLAYSQIGSKIYYKSSDIERIIADSETQNQSLKQTTSYEKN from the coding sequence ATGGAAGTAGTAACCATTGAAAAGAGAACCTTTTCGCATGTCTGCGAACGGTTCACCAAGTTTGCCAAACGAATAGAATGTTTATGCAGCACTCATACTCAGAAAGACGAAAACTGGCTGGATAGTCAGGAAGTATGCCTATTGTTAGGCTTTAGTAAACGCACGCTGCAATATTACCGAAGTAGTGGGCGGTTGGCTTATTCTCAAATCGGGAGCAAGATTTATTATAAGTCATCCGATATTGAAAGAATTATTGCAGACAGTGAAACACAGAATCAATCACTCAAACAAACCACGTCTTATGAAAAGAACTAA
- a CDS encoding RteC domain-containing protein, producing the protein MSDWDLTEKRIYKLLRHPYQLDKSVVEDMASAYLEFVEELFDYLNRIGDNKIRIRQLNMSYIDFGTLKALEESCPTENSKLKLVFLDKLLSLINMEQELIYRQMEYPKFFINIESEWKSPFYLNNEVIKLVDMMELVCGIFYISDGVIRIDHKEIFLSDVARIFEKMFNINFGDIYKKESAVIKRKPMKITEFLDRLKAAIIQKSKEEGYYHS; encoded by the coding sequence ATGTCAGATTGGGATTTAACTGAAAAACGTATATATAAATTGCTAAGACATCCATACCAATTAGATAAGTCTGTTGTTGAAGATATGGCTTCTGCTTATTTGGAATTTGTGGAGGAACTCTTCGATTACCTGAATAGAATAGGCGACAATAAAATACGAATTAGACAGCTTAATATGAGTTATATTGACTTTGGAACACTTAAAGCGTTGGAAGAATCATGTCCCACAGAAAACAGTAAGTTGAAATTGGTTTTTCTAGATAAGTTGTTATCGTTGATAAATATGGAACAGGAATTAATTTATCGACAGATGGAGTATCCTAAATTTTTTATCAATATTGAATCTGAATGGAAATCACCATTTTATCTAAATAATGAAGTAATAAAACTCGTAGATATGATGGAGCTAGTTTGTGGTATTTTCTATATATCAGATGGTGTTATTCGCATAGATCATAAGGAAATCTTTCTTAGCGATGTAGCTCGTATCTTTGAAAAGATGTTTAATATAAATTTTGGTGATATTTATAAGAAAGAAAGTGCAGTAATCAAACGAAAGCCAATGAAAATAACTGAATTTCTCGATAGGTTGAAAGCTGCTATTATCCAGAAGAGTAAAGAAGAAGGTTACTATCATTCATAA
- a CDS encoding helix-turn-helix domain-containing protein, with protein MYIDNENFERWMEKLSKKLTEIGQDLKSLINTDAVLDDNEKILDNQDLAFLLKVSFRTLQRYRVNKQLPYFTIGRKTYYRAVDIRAFVRERADSQTYKQFEKANQLDNQP; from the coding sequence ATGTATATAGATAACGAAAACTTCGAGAGGTGGATGGAAAAACTATCCAAGAAACTCACTGAAATCGGACAAGACTTGAAATCACTCATCAATACTGATGCGGTACTAGATGATAATGAGAAGATTCTCGATAATCAAGATTTAGCTTTTCTCCTGAAAGTATCTTTCCGAACTCTTCAACGCTACAGAGTAAATAAACAACTTCCCTATTTCACTATCGGAAGGAAAACCTATTATCGGGCTGTAGATATTCGAGCTTTTGTTCGTGAACGTGCCGATTCTCAAACCTACAAGCAGTTTGAAAAAGCCAATCAGTTGGATAATCAACCTTGA
- a CDS encoding BfmA/BtgA family mobilization protein — translation MPNSSRKTIFTTISIDKEAAALVEKICKRYSLKKSEVVKLAFGYIDKAHINPSEAPESVKSELAKINKRQDDIIRFIRHYEEEQLNPTIRATNSIALRFNAIGKTLETLILSQLEASQERQTAVLKKLSEQFGNHAGVINNQSKQINALYHIHQQDYKKLLQLIQLYSELSACGVMDSRKKENLKNEIGNLINT, via the coding sequence ATGCCAAACAGCAGTCGAAAAACGATATTCACTACCATTTCCATAGACAAGGAAGCGGCAGCTTTGGTAGAGAAGATATGCAAACGCTATTCACTGAAAAAGAGTGAAGTTGTAAAGTTGGCGTTTGGGTATATAGATAAAGCACATATCAATCCATCCGAAGCACCTGAATCTGTAAAATCAGAACTGGCGAAAATAAATAAGAGACAGGATGATATTATACGTTTCATTCGTCATTATGAGGAAGAACAACTAAACCCCACGATACGGGCAACAAATTCTATCGCTTTACGCTTCAATGCTATCGGCAAAACATTGGAAACTCTTATTCTCTCTCAACTAGAAGCCAGTCAGGAGAGACAAACAGCCGTACTTAAAAAGCTAAGTGAACAGTTTGGCAATCATGCCGGTGTGATAAACAACCAGTCCAAACAGATTAATGCACTCTACCATATACACCAACAGGATTATAAAAAGTTGCTTCAACTGATACAACTCTATTCAGAACTTTCTGCTTGCGGCGTGATGGATAGCAGAAAGAAAGAGAACCTGAAAAACGAAATCGGTAATCTAATAAATACATAG
- a CDS encoding DUF5712 family protein codes for MHIDFAPPSKGTYNNAGSSRQLANYLEHEDLERMEKGIYTEGFFNLAEDNIYKSKVIKDIDTNIGQLLKTDAKFFAIHISPSEKELRVMGNTEQEQAEAMKHYIREVFIPEYAKNFKKELSASDIKFYGKIHFNRSCSRNELNMHCHLIVSRKDQSNKKKLSPLTNHKNTKNGIVKGGFDRVNLFQQAEQGFDKLFGYDRQQTESFDYQNVMKNGSISEQFELQEQETQSSERKTEINQDSNQENLFSINLENKEASNQAFNTNTHIFTPQENNTSINPSFYNENNQTSNSFISFISSQKADFQFNSEEQIPKLKKRRKQKRL; via the coding sequence ATGCACATAGATTTTGCTCCACCATCTAAAGGTACATATAATAATGCTGGCAGTAGCCGACAGCTAGCAAATTACCTTGAACATGAGGACTTAGAAAGAATGGAAAAGGGTATCTATACCGAAGGCTTTTTCAATCTTGCAGAGGATAATATCTATAAATCAAAGGTTATAAAAGATATAGATACCAATATCGGGCAACTATTGAAAACAGATGCTAAGTTTTTTGCTATTCATATCAGCCCATCGGAAAAGGAACTCAGAGTAATGGGTAATACAGAACAGGAACAAGCTGAAGCGATGAAACACTATATCCGTGAAGTGTTTATTCCTGAATACGCAAAGAACTTCAAAAAAGAACTATCCGCTTCGGATATAAAATTTTACGGTAAGATTCATTTTAACCGTAGTTGTTCAAGGAATGAACTGAACATGCACTGCCATTTGATAGTCAGCCGTAAAGACCAATCCAACAAAAAGAAACTATCACCACTTACGAATCATAAGAACACCAAGAATGGAATAGTCAAAGGTGGTTTTGACCGTGTGAATCTCTTTCAGCAGGCAGAACAGGGATTTGATAAGCTATTCGGATATGATCGCCAACAAACAGAATCATTTGATTACCAAAATGTGATGAAAAACGGTTCTATATCGGAACAGTTTGAACTACAGGAGCAAGAAACTCAATCCAGTGAAAGAAAAACAGAAATCAACCAGGATAGCAACCAAGAGAACTTATTTTCTATCAATCTTGAAAACAAGGAAGCAAGTAACCAAGCTTTCAATACAAATACCCATATTTTCACTCCACAAGAAAATAATACCTCTATCAATCCATCTTTCTATAATGAAAACAACCAAACATCAAATTCATTCATTTCTTTTATTTCTTCACAAAAAGCAGACTTCCAATTCAACTCCGAAGAACAAATACCTAAGCTCAAGAAAAGAAGGAAGCAAAAAAGGCTTTAA
- a CDS encoding nucleoid-associated protein, translating into MKKLKKIGHDIALNNFVVHQVTKMAGDRKTGLKLAKSTLKTTTKESAFIAKITDAYSKKSHPTYGIFNTENKSNEFQTSLREFCAGKTDFISFSQRSMNYYKTVIEKNAPASGGFVVFAFYNNTTNKTQHLLVLTLNNKDGYYIDEKNLTIEDIKNLDLSKIDVACLINITKWLKIERGENLESKTYLSFVKGNKDISLYFMDFIGCQNKTTSTDSSKKLANALVRFCTNKKYDDAKTRDIKNAVYYYCIECINAKKEISLSAISALINPENPDEFQEFASSEENEVDEIISGDKTILKTLNYVKYRTPDLTVEFNNKLIGVQIFYSDKKNELTIKNVPDELRKQITQ; encoded by the coding sequence ATGAAAAAACTAAAGAAAATAGGACATGATATTGCATTGAATAATTTTGTAGTTCATCAAGTTACTAAAATGGCAGGAGATAGAAAGACAGGATTAAAGTTAGCAAAATCGACTCTTAAAACGACAACAAAGGAATCTGCCTTTATTGCTAAAATTACAGATGCCTATTCTAAAAAATCACATCCGACATATGGCATCTTTAATACAGAAAATAAGTCTAATGAGTTTCAAACTTCATTAAGAGAATTTTGTGCAGGAAAAACTGATTTCATTTCCTTCTCTCAAAGATCGATGAATTACTATAAGACTGTTATAGAAAAAAATGCACCTGCAAGTGGAGGGTTTGTTGTATTTGCTTTTTATAATAATACAACAAACAAGACACAACATCTTCTGGTTTTAACTCTCAATAACAAAGATGGCTATTATATTGATGAAAAAAATCTTACTATTGAAGATATAAAGAATTTAGACTTGAGCAAAATAGATGTGGCATGTCTTATTAATATAACAAAATGGCTAAAAATTGAAAGGGGCGAGAATTTGGAGAGTAAAACCTATCTATCCTTCGTAAAAGGGAATAAAGATATTAGTCTTTACTTTATGGATTTTATTGGATGTCAAAATAAGACAACTAGTACAGATTCTTCTAAAAAATTAGCAAATGCATTAGTGAGATTTTGTACAAATAAGAAATATGATGATGCAAAAACAAGAGATATTAAAAATGCCGTTTATTATTACTGTATTGAATGTATTAATGCAAAAAAAGAAATTTCATTATCTGCTATATCTGCGCTCATAAATCCAGAAAATCCTGATGAATTTCAAGAATTTGCATCTTCGGAGGAAAACGAAGTAGATGAAATTATTAGTGGAGATAAAACGATCTTGAAGACATTGAATTATGTCAAATATAGAACACCTGATTTAACTGTAGAATTCAATAATAAGTTAATAGGAGTTCAAATATTCTACAGCGACAAAAAAAACGAACTAACAATTAAAAATGTACCGGATGAATTGAGAAAGCAAATAACCCAATGA
- a CDS encoding nucleoid-associated protein has protein sequence MYHSESSYIENTSLHLVGNKSNEENIRFSSNLLNISTDLNRILLHYFLSSFKSNEFYNFYHDINIEMNEVYVCVENIFKNNETLHAQSINLAKHLYKKSTHPQIKGGEFYTVYFKDCILEGEIVDAIGLFKSENKDTFLKVSTLKNDFKIETVEGVNINKLDKGCLIFNKERESGYIVVVVDNTNKGIEAQYWLDDFLSIRQRNDEYHDTQNILSLCKSFIKKELPKHFEISKADQAELLNKSVSYFKNNENFNMKEFASEVICQPEIINTFNQYKSSFQEDYDIRIADNFTISESAVKKQVRSIKSVIKLDKNFDIYIHGNSELIEQGEDSKGKFYKMYYTEES, from the coding sequence ATGTATCACTCAGAATCTTCATATATAGAAAATACTTCCTTGCATCTTGTTGGCAATAAATCAAACGAAGAAAATATTCGTTTCTCCAGCAACTTGCTAAATATAAGTACCGACTTAAATAGAATTTTATTACACTATTTCTTGTCTTCTTTCAAAAGCAATGAATTCTATAATTTCTACCATGATATTAATATAGAAATGAATGAAGTGTATGTTTGTGTAGAAAATATATTTAAAAACAATGAAACATTACATGCACAGTCTATAAATCTGGCAAAACACTTGTATAAAAAAAGTACACATCCTCAAATCAAGGGTGGCGAATTTTATACCGTTTACTTTAAAGATTGCATTTTAGAAGGAGAGATAGTAGATGCTATTGGTTTATTTAAATCAGAGAATAAAGACACTTTTTTAAAAGTATCAACGCTGAAAAATGATTTTAAAATCGAAACTGTTGAAGGCGTTAATATCAATAAATTAGATAAAGGTTGTTTGATATTCAATAAAGAACGCGAGAGTGGATATATAGTTGTTGTAGTAGATAATACAAACAAAGGGATTGAAGCACAATATTGGTTGGATGATTTTTTAAGTATTAGACAACGCAATGATGAATATCATGACACCCAAAACATACTCTCACTTTGCAAAAGCTTTATAAAAAAAGAGTTGCCAAAACATTTTGAAATTTCAAAAGCAGATCAAGCTGAATTACTGAATAAATCAGTGAGCTATTTTAAAAATAATGAGAATTTCAATATGAAAGAATTTGCTAGTGAGGTAATTTGCCAACCAGAAATCATTAATACTTTTAATCAGTACAAGTCTTCATTCCAAGAAGACTATGATATAAGAATTGCAGATAATTTCACTATTTCAGAAAGTGCTGTAAAAAAACAAGTACGTTCAATAAAAAGTGTGATCAAACTAGATAAAAATTTCGACATCTATATTCATGGAAATTCAGAGCTTATAGAGCAAGGGGAGGATAGTAAAGGGAAATTTTATAAAATGTATTACACCGAAGAATCGTAG